Proteins encoded in a region of the Prunus persica cultivar Lovell chromosome G4, Prunus_persica_NCBIv2, whole genome shotgun sequence genome:
- the LOC18780773 gene encoding MLO-like protein 11 isoform X2, producing the protein MKEELMLLGFISLLLTATSSMIANICIPSKFYNSSFSPCSRSEIDEEIENNSSQERKLLMFSVLPHSFRRMLNGLNHNSCKEGYEPFVSYQGLEQLHRFIFVMAITHISYSCLTMLLAIVKIHSWRAWENEAHMDRHGSLTEITRQLTMRRQSSFVNPSNPLVRNNFFMWVTCFFRQFGRSVVRADYLTLRKGFIMNHNLSPKYDFHSYMIRSMEEEFQRIVGVSGPLWGFVVAFMLFNIKGSNLYFWIAIIPIALVLLVGMKLQHVIATLALENAGITGSYPGAKLRPRDDLFWFKKPELLLSLIHFSLFQNAFELASFFWFWWQFGYNSCFIRNHLLVYLRLIVGFAGQFLCSYSTLPLYALVTQMGTNYKAALIPQRIRETIHGWGKAARRKRRLGIYNDESTIHTDTSTVMSLEEDDHERLDNPAIDANTHNGIELQPVPSSMTSPCLAANENSSRVGTPLLRPSASVSVSSPVTLTIHTESIPRSTSMPSRR; encoded by the exons atgaaggaag AGTTGATGCTGCTTGGGTTTATCTCTCTTCTTTTGACGGCTACCTCAAGCATGATAGCCAATATTTGCATTCCATCAAAATTCTACAATAGCAGTTTTTCTCCATGCTCGAGGTCTGAAAttgatgaagaaattgaaaataattcgTCCCAGGAACGGAAGCTGTTGATGTTTTCTGTTCTGCCTCACTCATTTAGGAGAATGTTAAATGGCTTGAATCATAATTCCTGTAAAGAG GGTTATGAACCATTTGTTTCATATCAAGGTCTTGAGCAGTTGCACCGCTTCATCTTTGTCATGGCAATAACACATATATCCTACAGTTGCTTAACGATGTTGTTGGCAATAGTGAAG ATTCACAGCTGGAGAGCATGGGAGAATGAGGCTCACATGGACCGGCATGGTTCATTGACTG AAATCACACGCCAGTTGACAATGCGAAGGCAGTCTAGCTTTGTAAATCCATCAAATCCTCTGGTCAGGAATAACTTCTTCATGTGGGTG ACATGTTTCTTCCGGCAATTTGGGCGTTCAGTGGTTCGTGCTGACTACTTAACACTCCGCAAGGGTTTCATCATG AATCACAACCTTTCACcaaaatatgattttcacAGCTATATGATTCGGTCTATGGAAGAGGAATTCCAAAGGATTGTTGGTGTGAG TGGCCCACTCTGGGGATTTGTTGTTGCTTTCATGCTGTTTAATATAAAAG GGTCGAATCTCTATTTCTGGATTGCAATCATCCCAATTGCT CTAGTTCTTCTTGTGGGAATGAAGCTGCAGCATGTTATTGCAACCCTAGCATTGGAGAATGCTGGTATAACTGGATCCTACCCAGGAGCAAAGTTGAGGCCTCGGGATGATCTTTTCTGGTTCAAGAAGCCTGAACTTTTGTTATCATTGATCCATTTTAGTTTGTTCCAG AATGCATTTGAACTGGCTTcattcttttggttttgg TGGCAATTTGGGTATAATTCTTGCTTTATCCGAAATCATTTGCTCGTCTATTTAAGGCTGATTGTAGG GTTTGCCGGGCAGTTCCTGTGCAGCTACAGCACCTTGCCGCTGTATGCCTTGGTTACTCAG atgGGAACAAATTATAAGGCGGCACTAATTCCACAAAGGATAAGAGAAACAATTCATGGGTGGGGAAAGGCAGCTAGGAGGAAAAGAAGGCTAGGCATATACAATGATGAGTCAACGATACACACAGACACAAGCACAGTAATGTCACTTGAGGAAGATGATCATGAAAGGCTCGATAATCCTGCAATTGATGCTAATACACACAATGGAATTGAGTTGCAACCAGTTCCTAGTTCTATGACCAGTCCTTGCCTAGCTGCTAATGAAAACTCAAGTAGGGTGGGCACACCCCTTCTTCGACCATCGgcttctgtttctgtttcttcacCAGTTACATTGACTATTCATACCGAGAGTATTCCAAGATCCACTTCAATGCCAAGCAGAAGGTAA
- the LOC109948610 gene encoding keratin-associated protein 6-2-like → MTIPKCACSIGLLVILCLISLSNAHKVIKFEAPAGVNRKMMGQDKPVGQGFGSGVGIGTGTGTGVGIGKGIGSGGNGVGIEEGYGIGTGSGYGEGTGMGIGRGSGNGGYGEGRGIGIGTGDGGYGEGRGVGIGTGSGGYGPGNGPWASGPGYGNSGGSGFGSGVGIGTGSGGYGNNCGGGCNPGCECPGACFQSGQPNRLTYNKPTQHEKMTPTKMGAGEPITPNIPPALGSSPPDSPDSSTKTANEAHHHSAAALHN, encoded by the coding sequence ATGACAATACCAAAATGTGCCTGCAGCATTGGTTTGCTGGTGATTCTGTGCTTAATTAGCTTGAGCAATGCCCACAAGGTCATTAAATTTGAGGCCCCTGCTGGGGTCAATCGAAAGATGATGGGCCAAGATAAGCCAGTGGGTCAAGGGTTTGGCTCAGGTGTAGGCATTGGCACTGGGACTGGGACAGGTGTAGGCATTGGCAAGGGCATTGGCTCAGGTGGCAATGGTGTAGGAATTGAGGAGGGGTATGGTATTGGCACTGGTTCTGGTTATGGTGAAGGCACTGGTATGGGCATTGGGAGAGGCTCTGGAAATGGTGGATATGGAGAAGGCAGAGGAATTGGTATTGGGACTGGGGATGGAGGATATGGGGAAGGTAGAGGAGTTGGTATTGGGACTGGAAGTGGTGGATATGGGCCTGGAAATGGCCCGTGGGCCTCGGGACCCGGGTACGGAAACAGCGGTGGTAGTGGGTTTGGGTCCGGAGTCGGCATCGGTACTGGGTCTGGTGGGTATGGAAACAATTGCGGTGGGGGTTGTAATCCGGGCTGTGAGTGCCCTGGTGCTTGTTTCCAATCTGGCCAGCCCAATAGGCTCACTTATAACAAGCCCACTCAGCATGAGAAGATGACGCCTACCAAGATGGGTGCAGGAGAGCCTATAACACCAAATATACCACCAGCACTAGGTTCATCACCACCAGATTCACCAGATTCATCAACCAAGACAGCAAATGAAGCCCACCATCACTCTGCTGCAGCGCTTCATAACTAG
- the LOC18780363 gene encoding putative nuclear RNA export factor SDE5 — MQAFSSPTSSDDDQKRDLEYLLEVFSSMCSLKDIASAYCQERQNVEMAAEILCASLVSPSDGAGSSKVKFEGASATSSEGMSSDKVLQNPIKGAGNTRASKSKKNSVSGGTVSGMIGKEYIRPRSSTNESIEVKKPLKLGLKEVPASEIWSEEVESTMPAENSKMHADIEEFLFKMLGEGFKLDMDVIREVLGKSSYLAIVDMMCKRFISAHPSRNVTPEQLEKKIMISILNFQQSMENLLFMSASNLEKSDDIIGLSSLKSTEMSPYQHSAHSKSPIEEKDGLVLQKEVLEALFHVPERSEEAPKRSHPVREVKRYKAFRKFAVEPFRDTLVECKNATLAPEEVTSAEDGDGDNSYQVLRRSVKEHWITMKEYYKAAFDAFCEGDRVRTDKLLEEGHFYSRKAQEADEKYTQKLLEAQSRENVVSLDLHHHEPKEAVRLLRLQLTYFSGIPDFTYLKVIVGTNDTTGAARRRMIIKQLEKESIKWTEEENGRTIWIRLHVIDPKCLSFSRKMSERNKSSP; from the exons ATGCAAGCATTTTCCTCACCTACTTCCAGCGACGATGACCAGAAAAGGGACTTGGAGTATTTGCTTGAAGTTTTTAGCTCTATGTGCTCTCTTAAGGACATAGCCTCTGCTTACTGCCAGGAGAGGCAAAATGTAGAAATGGCTGCTGAAATTCTATGTGCATCACTTGTAAGTCCCTCAGACGGTGCTGGTTCATCAAAAGTTAAATTTGAGGGTGCAAGTGCAACTTCTTCGGAAGGAATGTCATCTGACAAAGTTCTTCAGAATCCCATAAAAGGAGCGGGCAATACCAGagcatcaaaatcaaaaaaaaattctgtatCAGGGGGCACTGTTTCAGGTATGATTGGAAAAGAGTATATTAGGCCCAGATCATCAACAAATGAATCTATTGAAGTGAAGAAACCATTAAAGTTAGGGCTGAAAGAAGTGCCTGCCTCTGAGATATGGAGTGAAGAAGTTGAATCAACCATGCCAGCAGAAAACAGCAAAATGCATGCTGATATTGAAGAGTTTCTGTTTAAAATGCTTGGAGAGGGCTTTAAACTTGATATGGATGTCATCCGAGAAGTTCTTGGTAAATCTTCTTATCTC GCCATTGTGGATATGATGTGCAAAAG ATTTATTAGTGCACATCCTTCAAGAAACGTAACCCCGGAACAACTGGAAAAGAAGATCATGATTTCAATACTCAATTTTCAACAA AGCATGGAGAATCTTCTTTTCATGTCAGCATCAAACTTGGAGAAGTCTGATGATATTATTGGCTTATCTAGTTTAAAG TCTACAGAGATGAGTCCATATCAACATTCTGCCCATAG TAAATCACCAATAGAAGAAAAGGATGGGTTAGTTCTTCAGAAAGAGGTTTTAGAAGCATTGTTTCATGTTCCCGAAAGATCTGAGGAAGCACCTAAAAGAAGTCACCCGGTGAGGGAAGTGAAGAGATATAAGGCATTTAGAAAATTTGCGGTTGAACCTTTTAGAGACACTCTTGTAGAATGTAAAAATGCTACTCTGGCACCAGAAGAAGTAACCAGTGCAG AAGATGGAGATGGTGACAATAGCTATCAGGTCCTACGTAGATCTGTAAAAGAACATTGGATTACAATGAAGGAATACTATAAAGCT GCTTTTGATGCATTTTGTGAGGGTGATCGTGTACGTACAGACAAACTTCTAGAGGAG GGACACTTCTATAGCAGAAAGGCACAGGAAGCAGACGAGAAATACACTCAAAAGCTTCTTGAAGCTCAGAGTAG AGAAAATGTGGTGTCTCTTGACTTGCATCACCATGAACCCAAGGAAGCTGTACGTCTTCTAAGGCTTCAACTAACCTATTTCTCTGGCATCCCAG atTTTACGTACCTTAAGGTCATAGTGGGAACGAATGACACCACGGGAGCTGCCCGGAGACGAATG ATTATAAAGCAACTGGAGAAGGAATCAATCAAGTGGACAGAGGAGGAGAATGGTCGAACAATATGGATCCGATTGCATGTAATTGACCCAAAATGCTTGAGCTTCTCAAGAAAAATGAGTGAAAGAAACAAGAGCTCACCTTAA
- the LOC18779530 gene encoding choline transporter-like protein 2, which translates to MRGPLGAVIGRYPSSDGSEQMGSIIRHNRKCRDLVFLVIFIAFWVAMIVNSSFGFNQGNPLRLTYGLDYKGNVCGDKHAKGLRQLELKYWLNPNQVYLSGLKDNQFKLANARSICLLDCPTPSEDSLSWVCDYPEGDIRLSMDDWIDRNYDYYEFLTPEMRNTSLQLQGPCYPVIFPSVNVYWSCQFIARPSNVSLRHWQQMGGVNINEDIIIDKSIHRSINSRSSVLKRYMADIGKAWPVLIVCGGILPLFLSVIWLLLIRHFVAAMPWITVGLFNILIIAVTMFYYLKAGWIGNDAISPIIGEHDPYIRISGRELTHLRAAAVFMTFITVVAVLTSIAIVRRILMATSVLKVAAKVIGEAQALIIFPVIPYTILAIFYMFWFSAAFHLFSSGQVVQNDCNLNCCVYDLLSKRVNCDRCCGYSIHYTPHIGVAILFHLFGGYWATQFFIACSLTVIAGSVASYYWARGETSPEIPFLPVFSSMKRLVRYNLGSVALGSLIVSFVESIRFMLESIRRRLKVAGTTPDNWFGKAVYHTSRFSLRCIEWTIKSANRNAYIMIAITGKSFCKASAIATDLIFSNILRIGRVNVIGDVILFLGKLCVSLSTALFAFLMLDTHRYRSAHNKISSPLFPVLVCWGLGYVVATLFFAVVEMSIDTIILSFCQDSEEHQGTAQYAPPLLIETLNDQNEMQRLTQGPQ; encoded by the exons GACCTTGTGTTCCTTGTAATCTTTATAGCCTTCTGGGTTGCTATGATTGTTAACTCCAGCTTTGGATTTAACCAAGGAAACCCATTAAG GCTCACTTATGGACTGGACTACAAAGGAAATGTTTGTGGTGACAAGCATGCAAAAGGTCTTCGTCAACTGGAACTCAAATATTGGTTAAATCCTAACCAGGTTTACCTAAGTGGTTTGAAAGACAATCAATTCAAGTTGGCCAATGCTCGGAGTATATGCTTATTGGATTGCCCTACCCCTTCTGAAGATTCACTAAGTTGGGTGTGTGATTATCCTGAAGGAGATATCCGTCTTTCAATGGATGACTGGATAGACAGGAATTATGATTATTATGAGTTCCTTACACCAGAAATGAGAAACACCTCTCTTCAACTTCAGGGTCCTTGTTATCCTGTCATATTTCCAAGTGTAAATG TTTATTGGAGCTGCCAATTTATTGCTCGTCCCTCAAATGTATCTTTGAGGCATTGGcagcaaatgggtggagtgaATATCAATGAGGACATTATTATAGACAAATCTATTCACAGGTCCATCAATTCTCGGTCATCTGTCTTAAAG AGATACATGGCTGATATTGGAAAGGCATGGCCAGTGCTGATTGTTTGTGGAGGAATCTTGCCACTTTTTCTGTCAGTGATTTGGCTGCTTCTGATTCGTCATTTTGTTGCTGCAATGCCCTGGATAACAGTCGGCCTCTTTAACATTCTCATAATAGCAGTCACAATGTTCTATTACTTGAAAG CTGGATGGATAGGAAATGATGCCATCTCTCCAATCATCGGTGAGCACGATCCATACATTCGCATATCTGGAAGG GAGTTAACTCATCTCCGTGCTGCTGCTGTATTTATGACCTTTATTACTGTTGTTGCTGTTCTTACATCAATTGCTATAGTCCGCCGCATCCTTATGGCAACATCTGTCCTTAAG GTTGCTGCGAAGGTCATAGGAGAAGCTCAAGCGCTCATAATATTTCCAGTCATTCCGTATACCATCCTTGCAATTTTTTACATGTTCTGGTTTTCAGCTGCTTTCCATCTGTTCAGTTCTGGTCAAGTTGTCCAGAATGACTGCAATTTGAACTGCTGTGTTTATGATCTTTTGTCAAAACGAGTGAACTGTGATCGTTGTTGCGGTTATAGCATTCATTACACTCCTCATATTGGAGTTGCCATCCTCTTCCACCTATTTGGGGGTTATTGGGCTACACAATTTTTCATAGCATGCTCATTGACTGTTATTGCGGGTTCTGTTGCCTCTTATTATTGGGCTCGTGGTGAAACTTCA CCGGAAATTCCATTTCTTCCAGTCTTTTCCTCCATGAAACGGCTTGTGCGCTATAACCTTGGGTCGGTTGCTCTTGGCTCTCTAATTGTGTCATTTGTGGAATCAATCCGCTTTATGCTTGAGTCAATTCGCCGCAGACTAAAAGTTGCTGGAACCACACCTGATAACTGGTTTGGCAAGGCTGTGTACCATACTTCGAGATTTAGCCTGAGGTGTATCGAGTGGACAATCAAATCGGCTAATCGCAATGCCTATATTATG ATTGCTATAACGGGTAAAAGCTTCTGTAAGGCTTCTGCAATCGCAACGGATTTGATCTTTAGTAACATCCTTCGGATAGGGAGGGTAAATGTGATTGGAGATGTTATCCTATTCCTTGGAAAATTGTGTGTCAGCCTCTCAACAGCCCTTTTTGCGTTCCTTATGTTGGATACCCACAGATACAGATCTGCACACAACAAGATCTCTTCTCCTCTGTTTCCTGTGTTG GTTTGTTGGGGACTTGGTTATGTGGTTGCCACTCTTTTCTTTGCAGTGGTGGAGATGTCAATTGATACCATCATTCTTTCATTCTGCCAGGATTCTGAAGAGCACCAAGGGACCGCCCAATATGCTCCTCCACTTCTCATTGAAACCCTAAATGACCAAAATGAGATGCAGAGACTTACCCAAGGACCCCAATGA
- the LOC109948426 gene encoding uncharacterized protein LOC109948426 — MGARGVIGDRWSMRILWACAIGSAASLYMVAAERQAQNRQRMLAEELKAMEAESGNGEVV, encoded by the exons ATGGGAGCCAGAGGAGTTATTGGGGATAGATGGTCCATGAGGATTCTATGGGCCTGTGCAATTGGAAGTGCTGCCA GCCTATACATGGTTGCTGCGGAAAGGCAAGCACAGAACAGGCAACGAATGTTGGCTGAAGAGTTAAAGGCCATGGAGGCAGAATCAGGCAATGGCGAGGTCGTTTGA
- the LOC18780773 gene encoding MLO-like protein 11 isoform X1: MEGDTQEMRSLALTPTWSVATVLTIFVAVSLLVERSIHRLSYWLRKTNRKPLLEAVEKMKEELMLLGFISLLLTATSSMIANICIPSKFYNSSFSPCSRSEIDEEIENNSSQERKLLMFSVLPHSFRRMLNGLNHNSCKEGYEPFVSYQGLEQLHRFIFVMAITHISYSCLTMLLAIVKIHSWRAWENEAHMDRHGSLTEITRQLTMRRQSSFVNPSNPLVRNNFFMWVTCFFRQFGRSVVRADYLTLRKGFIMNHNLSPKYDFHSYMIRSMEEEFQRIVGVSGPLWGFVVAFMLFNIKGSNLYFWIAIIPIALVLLVGMKLQHVIATLALENAGITGSYPGAKLRPRDDLFWFKKPELLLSLIHFSLFQNAFELASFFWFWWQFGYNSCFIRNHLLVYLRLIVGFAGQFLCSYSTLPLYALVTQMGTNYKAALIPQRIRETIHGWGKAARRKRRLGIYNDESTIHTDTSTVMSLEEDDHERLDNPAIDANTHNGIELQPVPSSMTSPCLAANENSSRVGTPLLRPSASVSVSSPVTLTIHTESIPRSTSMPSRR, encoded by the exons ATGGAGGGAGATACACAAGAAATGCGATCTTTGGCCTTGACTCCAACATGGTCTGTTGCTACTGttttgacaatttttgttGCTGTTTCTCTGCTTGTGGAGCGCTCTATCCATCGATTAAGTTAT TGGTTGCGGAAAACTAATCGTAAGCCCTTGCTTGAAGCTGtggagaaaatgaaggaag AGTTGATGCTGCTTGGGTTTATCTCTCTTCTTTTGACGGCTACCTCAAGCATGATAGCCAATATTTGCATTCCATCAAAATTCTACAATAGCAGTTTTTCTCCATGCTCGAGGTCTGAAAttgatgaagaaattgaaaataattcgTCCCAGGAACGGAAGCTGTTGATGTTTTCTGTTCTGCCTCACTCATTTAGGAGAATGTTAAATGGCTTGAATCATAATTCCTGTAAAGAG GGTTATGAACCATTTGTTTCATATCAAGGTCTTGAGCAGTTGCACCGCTTCATCTTTGTCATGGCAATAACACATATATCCTACAGTTGCTTAACGATGTTGTTGGCAATAGTGAAG ATTCACAGCTGGAGAGCATGGGAGAATGAGGCTCACATGGACCGGCATGGTTCATTGACTG AAATCACACGCCAGTTGACAATGCGAAGGCAGTCTAGCTTTGTAAATCCATCAAATCCTCTGGTCAGGAATAACTTCTTCATGTGGGTG ACATGTTTCTTCCGGCAATTTGGGCGTTCAGTGGTTCGTGCTGACTACTTAACACTCCGCAAGGGTTTCATCATG AATCACAACCTTTCACcaaaatatgattttcacAGCTATATGATTCGGTCTATGGAAGAGGAATTCCAAAGGATTGTTGGTGTGAG TGGCCCACTCTGGGGATTTGTTGTTGCTTTCATGCTGTTTAATATAAAAG GGTCGAATCTCTATTTCTGGATTGCAATCATCCCAATTGCT CTAGTTCTTCTTGTGGGAATGAAGCTGCAGCATGTTATTGCAACCCTAGCATTGGAGAATGCTGGTATAACTGGATCCTACCCAGGAGCAAAGTTGAGGCCTCGGGATGATCTTTTCTGGTTCAAGAAGCCTGAACTTTTGTTATCATTGATCCATTTTAGTTTGTTCCAG AATGCATTTGAACTGGCTTcattcttttggttttgg TGGCAATTTGGGTATAATTCTTGCTTTATCCGAAATCATTTGCTCGTCTATTTAAGGCTGATTGTAGG GTTTGCCGGGCAGTTCCTGTGCAGCTACAGCACCTTGCCGCTGTATGCCTTGGTTACTCAG atgGGAACAAATTATAAGGCGGCACTAATTCCACAAAGGATAAGAGAAACAATTCATGGGTGGGGAAAGGCAGCTAGGAGGAAAAGAAGGCTAGGCATATACAATGATGAGTCAACGATACACACAGACACAAGCACAGTAATGTCACTTGAGGAAGATGATCATGAAAGGCTCGATAATCCTGCAATTGATGCTAATACACACAATGGAATTGAGTTGCAACCAGTTCCTAGTTCTATGACCAGTCCTTGCCTAGCTGCTAATGAAAACTCAAGTAGGGTGGGCACACCCCTTCTTCGACCATCGgcttctgtttctgtttcttcacCAGTTACATTGACTATTCATACCGAGAGTATTCCAAGATCCACTTCAATGCCAAGCAGAAGGTAA